The sequence CTCTAGGCATCAAGCTCGGGATGCAGTCCATTCCGATTGCCACCGCTTGTACCATCTACCATAAGTTTTTCGGCGAAATCAACCTGGACGCCTATGACCCTTACTTGGTGGCCATGTCTTCCATGTACTTGGCCGGCAAGGTGGAGGAGCAGCACCTGCGCACTCGTGACATCATCAACGTGTCCAACAGGTAACGAGGCCAAGCCAGACGGGGGCACACAgcggaggggtgggggcagcccaGGCCGGGCAGCAAGGTGCTGGCAGTTGAACTAAGAAGGCCCAGCCGGCCCAAATGTGACCACTGGGTGGGCTTCAGCCAGAGCCAAAAGGACTGTCCGCGAAGGCAGGGATGTGCCTGGAGTGTCAGAAGACCGCGGGCCATGGAAAGCCTGGAAGGCCAGACTTCTGGAGGGCAGAGGTGGGCGGGAAGGACGGAGGCCCTGGCCACAGGGAGTGCTGGCAAGGAAGTGTCAGAGGAGTCTCATCTGTTGTCTTGGACAAGATGGGTCCTAACAGTGATGACGGGAGGCAGAAAAGCACTGGGTGCGCTAGGCCAGTGTGCCACGCATCGGGTGGGACAGGGACCCAGCGGGGCAGCTGTCTTATCCACATCGGGCAAGAGATGTGTGTTGCTCAGGAGCTTCTCTCTCCAGCGTGGGTCCACGCAGGGCCCAGCCGGGTGGCAGGCTGCACCTGTGCCTGGGACTCGAGGggccccagagaaagccatgcgACTTGTGGAAAGTTACTGACGAGCAGTGCATCACGGACCTTTCCGGGAACACTCTAGTCATTAGGGAAGAAAACCATTTTGTGtcgctgctgctgctttttttaaTAAACAGGTAACAGAAAAAGCACTTGCCACCCCCTAACACGACAGGTTCCTGGAGTACAGAGGAAGGCCAAGATAAAAACAGGCAGGGGGGCCCAGGGAGGGCGGCCAGAGggccccccccgccccccgtAATTGCTTGAGCCACAGCAGGGAAGGCTGGCCAAAGGGGAAGTTGTGCTGCTCCTAATTAGCCATGTGCCCAGGGGTGGGTACtgtggggaaattggaaaatTTGAGTGAGGACCTGGCGTTGGGGGGGGTTGGGTGTGAGTCATTGCTGGACAACTTTGGTCACTCGAATCTGAATCTTGTTCATATATAGCTTGGCAATCTTGCGTACGTACGTGGTAGTGGGATGGGGAACGCATGCAATGTAAATAACGAAAGAAAGatctggaaggaaggaaagaaagctcTGGGAAatctaaaactgaaaaacatttgCCCCGATGATACCATAAAATACAATTTCTTGGGCACGAAGAGATCCCCAGTGATAAAGACGGCAGGCTGCCTGTAGGAGGAAGCATAACTGACGTGTAAAAATGCCCCTTGTGGTCATCCCAGACTGACCAAAGCCCTTTACGTTTGACATCTTGCTGGAAGATACAGTGATGACCCATCGGGGCTAAAGCTAGAACCAGCGTCTTCCCGCCGTGGGTTACTCCTTTCATCCTGTACGTTACACGGGTAGATGAAGAATGATTTCTAGAAAGATAAAAACAGGAATCCTATGGTAATCTCTGGCAGAggcctgctttgtttttttattttcccatcaCGTGACGTCAGGGCCTCAAGGACTCCCAGCCATCCTGGCTCTCCGGAAGCTTCACTGTCGCCCTTCCCTCACCCAGGTACTTCCACCCGAGCAGCGAGCCCTTGCAGCTGGGCTCCCGCTTCTGGGAGCTGCGGGACAGCATCGTGCAGTGCGAGCTGCTCATGCTGAGAGTTCTGCGTTTCCAGGTGTCCTTCCAGCACCCGCACAAGGTACGCGCTGGGGATTTGGGGACCGGCTCCGGGGGGAGCGAACCGAGGTCCTTGGCCTTTATCCTGCAAGGGGCTCACAGCCGACATGCGAGGGCATACATGACATTTACGCTAGAGGCAGTCACCCCCGCAGCTCCGCAGTGGCGGACAGATGGTGGCTCGGTGGGCTGCAGGGTGGCAGGACAGGCGGCGTGACCTGCGGCGTCTCTGTCCCTGGGTGTCACTGTCACACCTGGGAGCCATCTCCAGCTAAGCTCTGTTGAGAAATAGGTGAGGAAAGCCAAGCTGTTTGAGTTATGTAGTACGCTTTTAAGTTCCAAGAATCCGTTAAGTGCCGTTGGAAAGACAttgcaaacagaaggaaccaGAACCGGCCCTTCTGAGTATTTGCATGTGATTCTCTGGGTCGCCTCAAGCCCACAGGACAGCAGCTGGCCAGCGGGACTTgcagagagagatgggggagctGTGGCTGGGCCTCCAGGCTAGGATTTGGCCTGATGCTTGGTAAATGTCTGAGGGGGAAAGAGGCAGGAGCAGGGCCTCGCGGGGGGATCAGGGGAAGCTGGGAGACAGGACTTGAGGCTGAGGGAGCAGATTCCAATATGGCGGGCAGGGGCGAGGTGGTGGGCCCgtgggggagggggcccaggccgGCGAGGAGGGCACGTGGGATGCTGTTGGAGGGTCCAAAGCTGCGGGGTGACATGCTCCCATCTGGGTTTAATAGCGACCACCCCATCCTGACGCTCGGGAGGGAGTGGCGAGCGGTGGGGCTGGGGTCCTGGAAGAGAACGGCCAACTCAGGTGTCTTTGCAGTACCTGCTCCACTACCTGGTTTCCCTCAAGAGTTGGATGAACCGCTACAGCTGGCAGCGCACCCCCATTGCCGTCACCGCCTGGGCCCTGCTGCGGGACAGCTACCACGGGGTGCTGTGCCTGCGCTTCCAGGCCCAGCACATAGCCGTGGCCGTGCTCGCCCTGACCCTGCAGCTCTACGGCGTCGAGGTGCCCGCCGACGCCGAGGCCCAGAAGCCGTGGTGGCAGGTGAGGGGGCTGCCTGGGAAACCGGCCCGCCTGGGGCGCGCCCACCTGGCCGTCCCTCCGAGGCCCTGCAGAGCTGCCCTTTAGCTGGACGCACACGGCTTTCTATTTCTGCATCGTTCGGGGAGATGAGGGATGCTTGATGAGAGCCTGTGAAGAACATTCTAAGGCAGGCTCTCACCACCACCACACTGCAGGCTTTTGGGGCTGGGTCATTGCTTGCTGCAAGGGGCCGTCCTGGGCACTGCAGGGTGTCTAGCAGCATCTTGGCCTCCAGGAACACCCCCTCCGGCTTGCAAAAACCAAAAATGTccctagacattgccaaatgccccCCTGGTCAGGGAGGGCTCACTCCTCTGTCAGGAACCACTGGTCTAAGCTTTGAGCATCCGGTGCTTTTATTGAGTCCAGTGGGAACTCGGGATTGTTGAGAGGGGGACACACCCGGCTTCATGTCACAGACATATGGGCGGCTTTAGAAATAGTCGGATGAGATTAGATGGGTAAAGTGCAGAAAGGACTCCGATTTCTTGGTGTCACCCCAGATTTAATGGATTCTGagttgctgttttttgtttttagatgaTAAACTTGAGTTTCTAGAGCAGTATCAGGTTTGTGggaaaattgcacagaaagtacaaagttcccatattacccatccccatccccagttTCCTCTACTCTCACCGTCTTGCACTAATGTGGTACGTTGGTTATAGTTGACCGATGAGTGTTGATATTTTTTGGTGACGTGAGGGTGGACTTGAGGTCTATCAGTTTTGACCAACACATGACGGCACAGATCCATCGTGCCGGTGTCGTGCAGCATTGTGTCCTCGGAGAGCCCTGAGCTCGGCTACTTcatccttctccctccccctgcACCCTGGGTGGCCACTGATCTTACTCTCTCTCtcgttttgccttttctagaatggtGTGTTGTTGGAATTGTACCATCTCCAGCCtgttcagactggcttctttcccttcacGTTGAAGGTTCCTCCAGTTCTTTTCGTGGCTCGACAGCTCATTTCTTCTTACCGCTTCATAATAGTCCATCGTGTGGACGTGCCaccatttgtttttaaatcctgTTCCGGAAAAGGGCATCGCGGGCGGCTCTGGCACACAGCCCCATGCCGCACTTGGCAGGCACTTGACTCGATGACTTCTGTTCCTAGAGGATGTTTTCCTGGGAAGTCCTGCCATTTCTTAGAAGTGGAACTTCGAGATCATTGTAGTCTTTCCCTTTTCCGGACTTGAAGTTTGCTGTTCCTGTCTTCATCACGCCTCATTTGTCTGGTCTTCTTGCAGGACGAGGTTCTATCTGAGGAAATTTTTAGATAACGGAGGGTTTCTCCTTTCTatgcccccctgccccccacccacaaaAGGAAGCGTTGGAAGGAAATCTTTCTAGAATGTGCCATTTACTTCTTGGACGTCCTAAGCAGAGGTTGGCCTCCTGAGACGTCCCCTGGCTCCTCCCTCACCTCCTACAGGTCTTGGCCCATGGTCCCCTCTCTCAACGGGGCCACCCCTGGCTATTTGGTTTTAGAACCTCCCCTGATGCCCCCTGTTCGCGGGCCCGGTTGCTTTCTCCAGCAGATGACACCTATGGATTTCTCGCCTATATTCCTTGTCTAAGCCCCTGCCTCACCAGAGCAAGCCCCCCGAGGACACATAGAAGGTGCTCATGTATCTTTGAACAAAGGAAAACATAgtcctgggcctgggcctgtTATGATGGTGGCAAAAGAGGACATCTCGgcaggatggggggtggggggtcagaTGATGAGTCCCCAGTTTCTGTGCTCTGATGGCATCCATGGTGCCGTCCCTCTCCCTCCACTGCTTCCATCTGAACTCTGCCTCCCATTGCTCCATGTCGTCTGTGCCGTCTCACCGCCATTCGTCTGTCTTCTAACTTTCTTCCATCTTAACTTCCTCCTAAATTCCCCTTGAAGTGGCGGCAAAACTGCCCCTTCCCATTGCAGCCCTCACTTGTGTGCCAGGCCCCAGCAGTAACTGCCAAAGCTGGGAAGATGTTGCCCCTTTTGGGGTGGCGgtcccatccccccacctttttcaGCAGCTCCTCTTAAATGGTCCACTGGCCTTGGGTCCACTGTTTCTGGGTGGATCTGCACCACTCGGAGCCTCCAGCACCCaggcgccccccacccccacaccaggCACCTTCTGACCAACGGCCCCCAGTTATGGCCCCAGCCTGCTCTGGTGCCGGGCAGCACACACCTCATCTTGGAAATAGTTTTCCTGCTCTCTTGCTCGTAGAGGCCGTCACTTCTTGCAGCCACTAATCTGCTTGGGCCAGATCTCCACCTGGCTCGTTAGGGACATGTGTCCCATGAGAACCCAGGCATGTGGCGGGCTCCTGCAGAGGCTTGTGGGTAAATGAGGACGTGAGCCCAAGCTGGAAGGCAAGTGGAGGCAGCAGGGGAGGCCAGCTCCCCACTCCGTGTTCCAACCCCTAGCCCCCAAACTCGCTCCTTGTCAAAACTGCAGAAACGCCACAGGTCACCAGGCACCATGCTGGAAACTTCCGCAGGCATCACTGCACCAAATCTTGTCCGGATAGATGTTGTTCTGAAATGAGGgagaattgtttttatttccttacatttttcccGACTTTTTGTCCTACAAACGGATGTGCTCTCCTGGCACAGGGAAGGGGGATTTCCCAAACGTGGGGCAGAGTTGGTCTCTGAGGCCACTGGTGTCTCCCCCTGGGGCTTGAGGCCGTGTCCCTGCACAGGCTTTTGCCCTTTTCCTGCCAGGTGCCCTGGGGTTGCCACCTGCCCTAGACTACTTTCTAACAGTCCCTTCTCAGCTGGCAGTTTCCAGTCACTTCTCAACTGGCGGTTTCCGGAACCATGGGGCAGTGTGATGAGCTCAAGTCCAGGATGAGGTGGACAAGCCTCCTGCGCCAGAGCTCAGGGTTTCTGAGTCCCCATCTCCCTGAGGCTGTAGCCCTTAGAGGGTCCTCGCGTTCTTTGGGGGATGAGGGAGTGGGCCCAGGTCCACTTCCTGCCTTGCCTTAGCTCCAGGCCTTGACTCCTGCCCCTTGTTGGCTCCTGGCTTCCCCAGGGCGGCCTCAGCAGCCCACCAAAGGCTCATGGCTTTGGTTTTACTTCCCTTGCCGGGGCTCTCCAAGGGCACCCTCAGGTTCAGAGATGGACTAGAGAGAGTCACAGGAGTCAGCAAAGCAGGTAGACTGATGGTTCTGGTTTCATGACAGCGAAAGGATGCAGATTAAAATCGGCAAGGGGAAAAGACTCTGCCAGGCATTTTAGAGGGTGTTTGCTCTGGGCTGTGTAGCAGGTTCTGACTGGGCCAGGCTAAGGAGGGCGGGTTCCAGAAATGGGCTTCTACCCTCTCCTCTCACCCAGATTCTCGGCCACCCCGAACCTGCCACCAGCTCCCTGTGGGACCTCGGACATCCTCCCTGGCCAGTGCCACGCACATCCCTGCTTGGTGGTCAGCCGCCTGGCCTGACTGGAGCGAGTCTAACCGGAGcctgttttccttctcctttctaggtgttcagtgacGACGTTACCAAGCCAATCATTGATAACATTGTGTCTGATCTCATTCAGATTTATACCATGGACACAGAGGTCCCCTAAGGCCCCGGGCCAGGCCTGTCCGGAGAGAAGTCCAGCACGGTTTGGCCACAGACTGGACTTGCTGGGCTGGCTGGGGCAGCGTCCCCACACCACCGTGAAGGCCCGTCCCCAGAGGTCTGGTGGGGAGGAGTGGTTTTGTGCTGCTGGAGACGGGCTGGTGACAATGACGACGTGCCACCCACCGTGTGGGCTTTATGCATCGACCGTCCCCTGACGGCTGTGTTTCGGGCGAAGCAGGTGGGATCAAGGTGGTCCGTGTttgcatttgtccttttgagaGGGTCCAGATGGCCTTCGAGGTGTGACTTCGTTGAAAGGAGCGTCAAAATGTCACATTTGACTGGGCCtctggggagattttttttttacagccagATTTATAGCAAGTGTGAATGTGCCACAGAGGtggaattttattttgtgtaATAAAAGTTGATGCAAATCAGTGCAGCCCCATCTGAGTTCTCTCTGCTCATGCTGCCGacggggtggggctggggctggggggcacCTGTGACTCCAGGTTGAAGGGTCTTGTGTCCTTGGGGCCGTCACTTCCTGGTCCTCAGTCTTGTCTTCCTGGGTTGGTGGCGGGTGGCACCGGAAGGTTCTGGAAGCTTGCAAACCTGTCTCCTTCACGGGCGGCCACCTCTTTTGCAAAGAGCACAGTCACAGGGTGGCAAGTTTGGGTTTAGGGAATAGTGTTTTCATTCCAACAAGCCAAACCTGatcgaaatgaaatgaaaaagtcataagactttctttctttcttcctttcttcctttcttccttactGTCAGGACAGCCGGGGTTCACAGAAACATAGTGCTCTGGCGCCCTCTGGCTCACCGCTCCAAAGTTCCTTCTGGAAAGGACCACTCTCGGGTGTGTTAGAAAAATAGTTCTCCTGGGGGGCCCCCATTAACGCACGCTGGGCCCACTGTGGGGCCTCACCCGCCCCTTGTGAGGGGTGCACTGAGGGGTCACAAATCTCAGCTCTGGCAGCTGTCACCTTTTTCCTCcaacaatatttactgagccGAGCACTGTtggaagctgggggaaaatggcAGGGAACCAAGCaggcaaaaatccctgccctggtGAAGCTTCCTTAGGATACGGGGAGGGAGCCATGAGAACAAGTGCTAAGGAGAAAAAGAGGGTGGCTGGGTGTTGGGTGTGGGCCTACTCTTGGGCCCGTTGATACACTCATCCAACATGTGTTTATTGGACACCTCTTCTGCGCCAGACCCCGGACAAACTGACACATTACAGGGCACGGGGTTCTGTCTTGTGTTGACCCTTGCCTCTAGAACTTTCCTGCTGGGTGCTCTCTGTGATTGGGCATGATGTAGCCTTTGGTTACCTCCGTTCTAGCCACTTTGTGAGGGGGCACCAACGTGGGCATGGGCAGCTCTTCTGGAAGGTGAAGTGGAAAAAGTAGGTGAGAAGGTGAGACTTGGATGGAGAGCCTCTGCCTGGGTGCCCCATCCTCTCCCGTGGGTCCGCAGATGACAGTCTCCCAAGTGGTGAGCCTGTCCTGCTTTCTTAGCCAGGCCTGCCTCAGGTGCTGTCCCTGCCTGGCACCCTGTACCCCTGCCCCTCCCGTCCCCAGTGTTTCCTTGAGGTGTTCCTACTTAGTCTTGAGACTTGTGGACCCCTTTTCGACTGCAATTGTCTGTTGATACATCTGCCCGTCCACCTAAAACTGGACCATGTGAGGACAGGGCCAGTGGCCCCAGCACCTGACAGAGGGGCTGGCCCCGGGCAGGGGCTCCAGGCATGGTGGGCGGAGGTCCAGGGGCTTGGCCTTCTCCATTTTCCAGCGTGCCCCGTCTCAGCCAAGCCTTTGCTCCCAGCCTCATCTGCCCCACCCTTTGGCATCTCTTACTGTTGGCTCGAATGGGACAGAGAACTCACATTTTCCCTTTGGGTTCTGAGTCTTAGCTCCCCGACAAGATGGCAGGCTCCTTTCAGAGCAGAAGTTTCAGTTTGTCAGGATCACTTTTAGGCCTCAGCCCCAGCTTGGAGCCTCTGGGAAGGCAGTGGGTCCAAACCCACATAATGGGATTTATTGGTCAATCAACAGTCACTGTCCTCAGCTCCCATGACGCCCAGCACTGGGCTCTGGGTGGAAAGGGGCTTGGAATCCTGCGGAGAGCTCTCTCCCACCATGCCTGTTCCAGAACATTCTCTCCCTGCCCCACTCTGCCCCCAGGCACATCAGAAAGAAGGGGGAGCAGTTTGAATAAAGCTGTCAGGGGAGCACTAAACCGGGCTCAGGGGCAGCACCCGGACAGGATTTGGGGAGGACGGAATCATCTCCGACTGGGATTCCGGTTTTAAACCTGCTCCACAGGTCAGCCTGTGGGCCTGTCCCGCCGCCCCGGGGATTCCCTCACTGGAGTTCTTTGTGTGCTGGCCCCAGGGCCCTGTCACCTCAGTGTTTTGGCCATCCCCTGGGGACCGGCCACATGTTTTCCAGATGCATCAGCCACGAAACCTGCTTTTCAGCGCATATCGCTCCAGACCTGGGGGCCACTGTGGACGAGGTGGTCTCACGTAGGTTTTCCTATGCGCCATAAGACTATAAAATCAGTGTCACGGCGTGGGCTGCCTCCCCGCCCTTTGGCTTCTTGTTGCCAAGGcttttgcaaaaaataaaaatacaaataaaaaaaaatgatgggggTTAGACTATTACTCGGCCCTAGGAAGGAATGAACTTCCGGGACAGGCTGCAACATGGAGGAGCTTTGCAGACATTCGGCTGCGTGCAAGAAGCCAGGGGCAGAAGGCTAAACGCGCTGTGACGCCACGTCCGCGAGCTGTCTGGGGAGAGAGGAGCAGATCCATGGACACAGAAAGGAGATCAGAGTTccagggggctgggggagaggcgTGGTGCCTCCCTTCGCTTGGTGGGTAGAGAGGGTTTGTGGGTTtgtatattttggaaatttttaaataaaattaattttaagaaataatggcgATTGAAGATATACAGCTTCCCCGTGGGCGGTGAGAGGATCAAGATAAGGTTTTCCTAGAACCTGAAGCTTCAGGGGCTTTTATCCCTGAGCATATCTCGACCTTTTGAAAGTGATAAATTGCTGAGCCTCCCTTGGCCTTAGAAAACCCCGGAGNNNNNNNNNNNNNNNNNNNNNNNNNNNNNNNNNNNNNNNNNNNNNNNNNNNNNNNNNNNNNNNNNNNNNNNNNNNNNNNNNNNNNNNNNNNNNNNNNNNNTAGCCCCCCAGGGCCCGGCCCCTGAAATCAACCTGTGGAGTTGTGGGGGATGGAGGACAGCAGAGATCGAGACAGGGGGCTCCCCAAAGCGTGTCCCACCAGCCTTCGACCCCCTCCCTCTCTGCGGGGCCACCCTGCACTCTCCCTTCAAGTGGCAGGTGATCTGTCCCCATCACTGGGCTTTCCTTTCACTGTCTTTAACAGACTCTCTCTCACGCCAGGCATTTCAAGGTCCAGGCTTCCCTTCGCCTTGCCTTGGCAGCTCTGGGCATGATGGGAAGGGTGCCTCGGGAAGGTTCTGGAAGCTCCCCTGGGCTCCTCCGTGCCTGGCCCTCAGTAGCTGCGGCAGGAAGGGCCTCCGTCCCCCCGACTCCTTCCCGCTGCCCGCTGGGGCGGGCCCGGTGGTGGGGCAGGGCCGGGGGGACCCCACTCACCGATGCAGTTCATGTGGCGGAGCCCACTGAACGCACCCTTGGGCACCTTGCGGATGCGGTTGTCATGGATGCGCAGTTCCACCAGGGACCTGGGCAGGCTGGGCGGGATCTGCACCAGGTGGTTCTTGGAGATGTAGAGCTTCTGCAGCTTGTGCAGGGGGCTGAAGGCCTTCTCGTGGACCTTGGAGATCTTGTTGTTCACCAGGACGAGGGCCTGCGGCGGGGAGGGGAGGCCACGGGGTGGGCATGGGATGCCATGCGGCTCCCCCAGCCAGCTGAGCTGGCTATCGCCGGGACTTCGGGGGTGGTGGCCCCACACCGGCCCCCTCGACATGGATCTGTGCTCTCCAGCTCTGACGCCGAAGCCTCAGTGCAGCCCACccctgctctgggcctcagtttccccacttgcATATCAGTGACACCGAGATCAATTCTTCCCGTGACTCGGGGAAACCCCTTCGATGACCTGTTTCCCACTGCCAAGGCTGACGGGCGCAGTGGCCCTGGCCCGATGCGTGGCTTCTCTCGCTCACACAGGCATGCACACCCCACTGCCCGCCCTTGGGGACCCAAATACCCCCCTTCCCTGGGCACAGGCTGCAAAGGCTGGAGGGCTGGGCACGCTTACGTAGAGGTGCTGGAGGCCTTTGAAGTCATCCTTGCGGAGCTCGGAGATGTCGTTGTTCTGCAGGTCCAGCAGTGTGGTGTCAGGCGAGATCTCTTTGGGCACGACCTTGAGACCTGGGGACGGGCACCAGCGCTACCAGCTTGAGCCCCGGCCCGCACCCTCCCACAGTGCAGACATCAGGGTCAGGGGGCTCCCAGGCGGGGCCTGGCTGCCCTCTCCGCGGCATCCCCCCAGCACCCcggccccaccccccaccccaccagacTGACCCAGGTCGGAGCACTGGACCACCCGCAGGTGGCAGTGGCAGCCGAAGGGACATATGGCGCTGAAGGTGGGCGTGACAGAGTCCAGGTCCAGGGCTCCTGACGTCGAGTCAACGCCCGAGGCGTCCTCGTCGTTCATCAGGGCCAGCCCGTCGTCCAGGGTGAAGTCCCAGAAGCCCTTTTGCTCAAAGGGCAGGGCCTGGCTCAGGGCCAGTAGCGACGCGAGGGTCCACAGTGGCCACATGGTGGACATGCCTGGGGGGGGCATCAGGACAGGTCGCTCACAGGAAGGGCTGGACCCCAGGGGTAGGGGTGCAGGCTGCTGGCTGGGGGggcccctctcctccccaccccaggcaagCAAATGTCCCCTAGTCGGCCACTCACCCCCTCCACGCAGGCACCACCGGGTTTGGGGGCAGTGAGGGAGGTGAGCAAGGCCGAGGGGAGGCAGCCAGGGCAGTGGGGGAAACCCAACCAGTGGCCCCCACTTCCCCCTCCAGGCTTTGAAGCAGTCGGCTTGGAGGAAACCACTGTGGCCACCAGGGCTGACCCCCACCCCGTGTTCCCGGCTCAGGGCAAGGCCGACGGCGCAGTTCAGCCTGGAGTTAGGCGACCGGGCACCCCGCTTCCTTCTGGGCCtgaatcccctcctccaggcACCCCAACACCTCCG is a genomic window of Choloepus didactylus isolate mChoDid1 chromosome X, mChoDid1.pri, whole genome shotgun sequence containing:
- the CCNQ gene encoding cyclin-Q isoform X1 — its product is MEADRPEGCGEGPAAPGTEGRPAPEARVHFRVTRFIMEAGIKLGMQSIPIATACTIYHKFFGEINLDAYDPYLVAMSSMYLAGKVEEQHLRTRDIINVSNRYFHPSSEPLQLGSRFWELRDSIVQCELLMLRVLRFQVSFQHPHKYLLHYLVSLKSWMNRYSWQRTPIAVTAWALLRDSYHGVLCLRFQAQHIAVAVLALTLQLYGVEVPADAEAQKPWWQVFSDDVTKPIIDNIVSDLIQIYTMDTEVP
- the BGN gene encoding biglycan isoform X3 → MSTMWPLWTLASLLALSQALPFEQKGFWDFTLDDGLALMNDEDASGVDSTSGALDLDSVTPTFSAICPFGCHCHLRVVQCSDLGLKVVPKEISPDTTLLDLQNNDISELRKDDFKGLQHLYALVLVNNKISKVHEKAFSPLHKLQKLYISKNHLVQIPPSLPRSLVELRIHDNRIRKVPKGAFSGLRHMNCIGEWGPPGPAPPPGPPQRAAGRSRGDGGPSCRSY
- the CCNQ gene encoding cyclin-Q isoform X2, producing MEADRPEGCGEGPAAPGTEGRPAPEARVHFRVTRFIMEAGIKLGMQSIPIATACTIYHKFFGEINLDAYDPYLVAMSSMYLAGKVEEQHLRTRDIINVSNRYFHPSSEPLQLGSRFWELRDSIVQCELLMLRVLRFQVSFQHPHKYLLHYLVSLKSWMNRYSWQRTPIAVTAWALLRDSYHGVLCLRFQAQHIAVAVLALTLQLYGVEVPADAEAQKPWWQIYTMDTEVP